The genomic region TGTCATATTCTGAGGAGGTTTGTGGCTTCTGAGCGTATACCTGAGAGATTCATTTCAAAGCTAACATGAAACATAACATTTCCACACGTCAACCAGACATACAGCCTCCGCCACTTATTTTTAATACAGAGGTCAGACATAAGATGTTCTAAAAACATCTGTGAAATATGCTGTACTTCATCAACCACAGAATTGACATAGACGTTTTAAGCCACATATTGCCACACAAGGACTTCAGGGGAAATGGACTTAAAGATAATATCATGAATGGATATAATTTATTACGACATGTTCTTGAGATTAATTTCACTTCATGCTGCAGACTGTGAAATGCCACTCAATATTTATTGATATGTAACACGATCGACATATCAATTGCTCCTGTAATGTTGAACTTTTTAAGTCATTCTTGCATTGTGTCAGTCCCTTTCGGCTATGAATTTACAAAACCCTAGTAACCAACAGAACGTTATCAACCGAACCTACGTCAGCAGGTGATATGATCTGCCCTCTGAGTTTCCAACCCCCTCTTCTCTCACCCCTGATAGCTTGAAAACATCCTAAACGTCTGGCATTGATGGAAAAACACTAAGAACCAGGCGTGGGATATAATCTATTTATCACAACCGCAATCTCTGCAATTTACCTATTTATACAAATACATTTTCCAACTTGCAATCTGCCATTTTTATTTCTCAGAAACATTACAAAAAATGATCACATTTAGATAATTTCACTGTCTCCTTTTTCCTATAGGTTGAATGGCATTGTCTCAAACAGTTTCCAAACCATCTCCTATCCACCTGCCCATCTTCTCTTCCCAtcactcctcccttcctcctccatacCTCTAAGATGATCCGAGTTCACAACACCCAGTACTCCCTCTTCCTGCGCCAGGCAGATGTCTTTCGTCGCTCGGGGACGCTGTGTGATGCTGTTATCTCAGTGGAGAGCCAGGTGTTCAGGGCCCATCGGCTGGTGCTGGCCTGCGCTAGCAAAACCCTGGAGCATCAGCTCACCCTGCAAGCTGCATACTCAGACCAGCACGATCGCCTCGACCAACCTCACCACTGTAGTCTGGAgctcctctctccacacacctTCCAGCAGGTCCTAGACTTTGCCTACACCGAGACACTGGAGGTCCCTGTGGATGATCTGCCCCAGCTTCTGAGGGCCGCCAAGCTCCTGGAGATGCATTCCCTGGAGGAGCAGTGTCGCAGCCAGCTGAAGAGAAATCGGGGgtgcctgaagagagagagaagagagttgaGAGAAATGAAAGAAGTGAGAGGAATGAAAGAAACTGGAGAAATGACAGAAACAAGAGTTCAGAtaacagaagagagagatgagaaagaatCCCTGAAAGGAAGTCCCATTCCAGGAGAGGGGGATCCCCAGACAATTCCCTCCATTGATCTGGAGCCCCAGAGCAGCCCGTACACTGAGGACCCCACTCTTCCTGACACTAGGGATAACTCCTCTGGTTCATCACCACCACAGAGAAAAAGGCCAAAGCCACTCACACCCACACTAGTGACCACCACACCGCCTCCATCCAGAGACAGTGTCATCGCCACCACTGCTGCCACCAtccaaccccctccccctcctcccccagcgTCGAGGGTCATGTGGCACCAAGTCAACaccctgaggaggatggcctTGAACTATAACGACATCCTAGCAGCCAGTTCCTCTTCCCTTCACCCCTTACAGCACCTGGTGACataccccttccacctctcctctccccacatgTACCCCCTGCTAACGTCCTCATGCCCGCCCCAGGTCCACAGCGCCGTCCTGGGCTACCCGGGCATCCTGCATCCATACCACCACCCCCTACTCTCTGGGTCTCGGGAGCTGGGGGACATCCTGAAGCAAGGTCTGCTGGGAAAAAGAGACCCGATGGATAAAGTGTTGATAGGAGGAGCACTAGGGGAAGGGCAAAGGTAAGACCTCTCTGGACGGGTTTTATACTACAGACATTTTGGTCTTCATTCTTCTCCTTCTTTCCCTGTTCTCACTTCTACAATATAGTTCAGAATCCCCCTAATTTGCTTACATTAAGTAGCACATATCGACACAGCTATCTGACTCATTGTCGTTTGGGTGGATCTGAGTGAAAGTTCTTTCCTACAAGCAGAGTTTCCGCTGTCTCCAGTTAACCCTGTCTGTCATATTCACATGATGTATATTATGGATGTAGATGGTCATTCATATTAGCTGTGTCCAAACCACAGAACAGCTGCTGAAGTCCTGTTATGTGGTCTGTCCCTTGATGGTGGCATTACACTGTCTCGTTTCTGGTTTTACAGTGAAGCTACTTCCTCTTTTCTAATGCAGAGACATGATGTACAGTATGGTGTAATTGAAAGGCTCTACAAAGCAGATTTCTGCATAGTATCTAAAGGGGAGCCCCCTTAATTACTCTCCTCCCTTGCAAATATCAACCATGAAAGACATTCAGATCCACTACGGATCAGTTACAACCTGTTCTTAAACAATGTCtgcctattttttatttatttaacttttatttaatcaGGGGAGTCCATTGAGCCCTGAGGACAACAAATTTAACACGAACATTCcaataaaacaatatatatataaagaaatgCAGTTTACAATTTGGTATAAGGTCCCCGTAAtacacattgcacacacacacacacacacacacacacacacacacacacacaacatgatacatACTGCACTCCCTCAGATACCACCTTGATGCCCAGGTCAGAAATAACATGTGGCTCAGATCAGAGTACTACAAAGTACTACAGAATGAGTGTAAGTAGTCTTAGAACTGTGTTTATGTGATCCTGTTTCAGTGTTGAAACTATCGATCGTCAACATCTTTCtgacttcctcctccctcctgttgTTGATCTCTGAGGTTTATCTGATATCTGTGTCCATTTAATTTAGGTGGCGTAGGAAACCATCTCGCAGACTTTGTAGCAGATTTGTCACATTTGTTTATTTGGGGGATTTTAGGGCCACAAAGAGCGTTACCACTCCTCCTTTAATCTCTGAAAAATCATTCACCAATGGTTTTTCAGTCGAGCTAACAACGTGCGTCAGATGCTGTGGAAAGTCCCTCTTCTATGTGAcactaaacatacagtatatttgtaACGCCTGGCCTCTTCCTCAGAACTCCAGCCTACGACAGTTGAGTACTTACATTTGACATCAATAGACAGGTACATATAGCCTGCGGTTGGAGAGGCCGGGGAGAAGGACAGGATGTCTAAAGGTGGTGTGCAAATCAATCAGCTTTGGCATGACACTCATTGCAACACATCAACTGGGTTATCTAATAGTGGTTCGGTGACCACCATGCTCCCGTGTTTGCCTTACAACAGTTACGTTGACTCTTGTCCTTGAAATAAGGTTTTAttttgaacctgtcttctatgggGCCAGATACTCCCAGGGGCATCCAGGAAGAACCCAGGACTGTCAGCACTGCAACAAGGTCCTCCTGGGCAGCTCATGGCTGCAGGCCTCAACCACCAACCCCTCAGGTATTGTAATGTCACAACATTCACTCAGTGCTTTTTCACCAGACCTCTAACTGGGGTACATTGCAAAAAGCATCATCTCTTTATGTGAATATTGTATTGAGAGCTGTACAGAACTAAGACGTGACTGTATTCTTAATATTCTAATGGATACATGGCAGTGACATTTCTAACAGTGTGACCCTTAACCTCTATCGTCATAGGGACAGAGCATATAggaaacatgagagagagagaagagtgccTGAGGGAGAACGAGaaaaagagagtaagagagtgagagagaaagagtgggggagagagaaagagtatgagagagagtgagagcaagagcgtgtgagagagagagagatacagaaagacagacagacagacagaatgagtgagtgagttgtGGCTTTGTGCTGGCGGTGCAGCAGTGCGGTAAGCTGGCAGAACAAACAGTACGTTCTGCAATGTTCTGGTGGTTTTGATACAGTGCCAAAGGGAAAAAAAGCTTACATCTTTTTTTCACTCTATGTAGGgtggtcaaatcagcctcacatCTTTACagtctgtgtttgtgtgatggGGTTAGCACTGTCACTCGCTCGTTACAGTACGACTGAGAGACAGTATTCACGTGACTCAAGATTGTCTCCACCAAATTGAATGGACAGCCAAGAGTAACACATTTAGTTGAGTAATGAGTGTTTCACTGACTTCAACTGGTCACTTTTATCAGACTTGATCATTTTAGTCCCTATAAGTGAGATACTTATCAAGCTTAGACGTCAGAGGTTTGTGCGTTCTAAGTGAGAGGCCAAGGAAGATTTGGACAGGAAGCTAATTGAGAACAGGCTGAATTGTAGTGAGAGAGGAGTGAACACTTTATTGTGGTCTTGGTCCTtgctctcccccacctctcttgctccctctctcatcacccccccccctccatccatcTGCATGCAATGTGGCTGAGCTCACATCACCCTTTAGTGCTATTAGTAGGTCATCACTCTGGCCTGACACTATTGTTTAATCGGGTAATGGTCACCAATGATTGTGCTGATAAATATTGACGTGTGAGAAAACAATTAACCCATACGGTCAATTATACCGGCTGCAATGGGGAGCACAGGGGGAACGTCAGGGGAAGAAACACATTACAGAATAGAAATGGAGCTAAGCTAGGTTTATTAATACTGATGTTCATTGGACGGTTCTGTCTGTATACACAATGTACATTCATGTAAACTATAACTAATTATAAGTTACTCATCACAAGATACTAAATGAAAAAAGGCATTTATATGACATGGAATGATTACAATTCGACCCCCACCCCAACTTgttgctctctcctccccaggctcAGGTGAGACTTCTCTGGGGTGTAAGTACTGTGATCGTAGCTTCAGGGTGGAAAGGTCACTGCCGTCCCACCGGCGAGATCAGGGAGGAGA from Oncorhynchus masou masou isolate Uvic2021 chromosome 29, UVic_Omas_1.1, whole genome shotgun sequence harbors:
- the LOC135520474 gene encoding zinc finger and BTB domain-containing protein 16-like — protein: MIRVHNTQYSLFLRQADVFRRSGTLCDAVISVESQVFRAHRLVLACASKTLEHQLTLQAAYSDQHDRLDQPHHCSLELLSPHTFQQVLDFAYTETLEVPVDDLPQLLRAAKLLEMHSLEEQCRSQLKRNRGCLKRERRELREMKEVRGMKETGEMTETRVQITEERDEKESLKGSPIPGEGDPQTIPSIDLEPQSSPYTEDPTLPDTRDNSSGSSPPQRKRPKPLTPTLVTTTPPPSRDSVIATTAATIQPPPPPPPASRVMWHQVNTLRRMALNYNDILAASSSSLHPLQHLVTYPFHLSSPHMYPLLTSSCPPQVHSAVLGYPGILHPYHHPLLSGSRELGDILKQGLLGKRDPMDKVLIGGALGEGQRYSQGHPGRTQDCQHCNKVLLGSSWLQASTTNPSGSGETSLGCKYCDRSFRVERSLPSHRRDQGGEKPYQCKRCSKRFSLKHQLDTHHRVHTGEKPFECRLCGQRSRDYSAMIKHLRTHGGATPYQCTVCLEFCSSLAAMQKHLKNHPLQDFPPDWNISSTYLYTCHT